One Rhizobium acidisoli DNA window includes the following coding sequences:
- a CDS encoding amino acid ABC transporter ATP-binding protein: MTSPMPTQAAETMITMAQVEKWYGSFQALHDINMTVRSGERIVLCGPSGSGKSTLIRCINHLETYQKGEIRVGGIVLSDQAKTIDAIRREVGMVFQQFNLFPHLTVLQNCMLAPMKAIGVGRAEAEERARGLLERVKILEQADKYPVQLSGGQQQRVAIARALCMRPKVMLFDEPTSALDPEMVKEVLDTMIALADEGMTMICVTHEMGFARQVADRVIFMASGAIVEEAAPAEFFTNPRHERTRKFLGEILRK, from the coding sequence ATGACCAGCCCCATGCCCACCCAGGCCGCAGAAACCATGATCACCATGGCGCAAGTGGAAAAGTGGTATGGCTCGTTTCAGGCCCTTCACGACATCAACATGACGGTTCGCAGCGGCGAGAGGATCGTCCTGTGCGGGCCTTCCGGCAGCGGGAAGTCGACGCTCATTCGCTGTATCAACCATCTCGAGACCTACCAGAAAGGCGAAATCCGGGTTGGCGGCATCGTTCTCAGCGACCAGGCCAAAACAATCGATGCGATCCGTCGTGAGGTCGGCATGGTCTTCCAGCAGTTCAACCTGTTTCCGCACCTGACCGTGCTGCAGAACTGCATGCTGGCGCCGATGAAGGCGATCGGCGTCGGCAGGGCGGAGGCCGAGGAACGGGCACGCGGGCTGCTCGAGCGGGTCAAGATCCTGGAGCAAGCCGACAAATACCCCGTCCAGCTCTCGGGCGGCCAGCAGCAGCGCGTCGCCATTGCCCGCGCACTCTGCATGCGGCCGAAAGTGATGCTGTTCGACGAGCCGACGTCAGCACTCGACCCGGAGATGGTCAAGGAGGTGCTGGATACGATGATCGCGCTGGCCGACGAGGGCATGACGATGATCTGCGTCACCCACGAGATGGGCTTTGCCCGCCAGGTCGCCGATCGGGTGATCTTCATGGCCAGCGGCGCGATCGTCGAGGAAGCAGCGCCCGCCGAATTCTTCACCAACCCACGGCACGAGCGAACCAGAAAGTTTCTCGGCGAAATCCTGCGGAAATAA
- a CDS encoding 3-carboxy-cis,cis-muconate cycloisomerase: MTASPFDHPFLSGLLGDDEIAPYFSAEADIRAMLSFEAALARAEAAHGLIPAEAARRIAEICAGFSADLHRLRAATARDGVVVPELIKQLREVGEEAAKSLHLGATSQDVIDTSLMIRLKAVVFLFAGRLSAIVAGLDALDRRFGRNRLMGHTRMQAAIPISVSDRLTAWRAPLEIYRDRLTEQSFPVQFGGAAGTLDKVGPQGPAIRASLAQELGLTDTRQWQSGRLPIADIAGLFTSISGSLGKIGQDIALLAQAGDEIEIAGGGTSSAMAHKQNPVAAETLVSLARFNATALSGIHQSLVHEQERSGAAWTLEWLLLPQMAMATAASLRLAGELTGNIKRLGTA, encoded by the coding sequence ATGACCGCATCGCCCTTCGACCACCCCTTCCTCTCCGGCCTGCTCGGCGACGATGAAATCGCGCCCTATTTCTCCGCCGAGGCCGATATCCGCGCCATGCTCTCCTTCGAGGCCGCGTTGGCGAGGGCCGAAGCCGCGCATGGCTTGATACCCGCCGAAGCCGCAAGGCGGATCGCCGAAATCTGCGCCGGCTTCTCCGCCGATCTGCATCGTCTGCGTGCGGCAACGGCAAGGGACGGCGTCGTCGTTCCAGAGCTCATCAAGCAGCTGCGCGAAGTCGGCGAGGAAGCGGCCAAAAGCCTGCATCTCGGCGCCACCAGCCAGGATGTGATCGACACCAGCCTGATGATCCGCCTGAAGGCGGTGGTCTTCCTTTTTGCCGGCCGGCTTTCCGCCATCGTCGCCGGGCTCGATGCGCTCGATCGCCGGTTCGGCCGCAACCGGCTGATGGGTCATACCCGCATGCAGGCAGCCATCCCGATTTCCGTCAGCGACCGCCTCACTGCGTGGCGCGCGCCATTGGAGATCTATCGCGACCGACTGACCGAGCAAAGTTTCCCCGTCCAGTTCGGCGGCGCCGCCGGCACTCTCGACAAGGTCGGGCCACAAGGCCCGGCCATCCGCGCCTCGCTCGCCCAGGAACTTGGCCTGACCGACACCAGGCAATGGCAGAGCGGGCGTCTGCCAATCGCCGATATCGCCGGCCTGTTCACCTCGATCTCGGGCAGCCTCGGCAAAATCGGCCAGGATATCGCTCTGCTTGCCCAGGCAGGAGACGAGATCGAAATCGCAGGCGGCGGCACCTCCTCGGCGATGGCCCACAAACAGAACCCCGTCGCCGCCGAAACCCTGGTCTCGCTCGCCCGCTTCAACGCGACGGCGCTGTCCGGCATTCACCAGTCCCTCGTCCATGAACAGGAACGCTCGGGTGCGGCCTGGACGCTCGAATGGCTGCTGCTGCCGCAAATGGCAATGGCGACTGCCGCGAGCCTGCGGCTGGCGGGGGAACTGACGGGGAATATCAAGCGGCTTGGAACGGCCTAA
- a CDS encoding shikimate dehydrogenase family protein — protein sequence MITGTTKLIAHLGYPTESFKAPLIYNPYFEKNGIDAVVVPMGCRPEDYPAFLKLVFRLSNIHGALITMPHKIATMALLDEASTNAKVAGSCNAVRLDPNGRLIGDMFDGEGFVRGVLRKGKKVEGANALVVGAGGVGSAIAASLAKAGVAHLAIADANETTAAALLDRLKTYYPHLHVTIGSLDPTGFDIVVNATPLGMRRGDPLPIDVDRISPSTFVGEVVLSKEITPFLEAARARGCTFQVGTDMLFEQIPAYLEFFEFPTTTADNLRAIAKLG from the coding sequence ATGATTACCGGCACGACCAAACTCATCGCCCATCTCGGCTACCCTACCGAGTCCTTCAAGGCGCCTCTGATCTACAATCCCTATTTCGAGAAGAACGGCATCGATGCGGTCGTCGTGCCGATGGGCTGCCGGCCGGAAGACTATCCGGCGTTCTTGAAGCTTGTCTTCCGGCTCTCCAATATTCACGGCGCGCTCATCACCATGCCGCACAAGATTGCGACGATGGCGCTGCTCGACGAAGCTTCGACCAACGCCAAAGTCGCAGGCTCGTGCAATGCGGTGCGTCTCGATCCGAACGGCAGGCTGATCGGCGACATGTTCGATGGCGAAGGTTTTGTCCGCGGCGTTCTGCGCAAGGGCAAAAAGGTCGAGGGCGCAAATGCGCTGGTCGTCGGCGCCGGCGGCGTCGGCTCGGCGATCGCGGCATCCCTCGCCAAGGCGGGCGTCGCCCATCTGGCGATCGCCGACGCCAACGAGACGACCGCGGCGGCGCTGCTCGACCGGCTGAAGACATATTACCCCCACCTTCACGTCACGATCGGCTCGCTCGACCCGACAGGCTTTGACATCGTCGTCAACGCAACACCGCTTGGAATGCGCCGGGGTGACCCGCTGCCGATCGATGTCGACCGCATTTCCCCATCGACCTTCGTCGGCGAGGTGGTGTTGAGCAAGGAGATCACCCCCTTCCTGGAGGCGGCCCGGGCGCGCGGCTGCACCTTTCAGGTCGGCACGGATATGCTGTTCGAACAAATCCCCGCCTATCTCGAATTCTTCGAATTCCCGACAACGACGGCCGACAATCTGCGGGCAATCGCCAAGCTCGGTTGA
- a CDS encoding Gfo/Idh/MocA family protein, which produces MKPLKIAVMGAGLIGRRHAERVISEPGTLLSAVIDPSPVGRDFAGNAGIQWYASFQDIGAEDRPDGVIVATPNQLHVENAMEVIAAGLPVLIEKPIADDVDAAAALVSAGESAGIPILIGHHRRHNPMIQVAKQIVDGGRLGRILAVHGTFWVAKPDDYFDVPWRREAGAGPIFVNLIHDVDLFRFLFGEVEAVHAMESQAVRHHAVEDTAVVSLRFANGVLATLTGSDAVAAPWSWEATTGENPAFPRYAGHCYQIGGTKGSLGIPDLTLWTATSKPDWLEPLAEERVAYEAADPLCRQLNHFCDVICGEAAPLVSGREGLATLRVVEAIKRSARSGQMIQLSDAGASADPQKV; this is translated from the coding sequence ATGAAGCCATTGAAGATTGCAGTCATGGGAGCCGGCCTGATCGGCAGACGCCATGCCGAGCGCGTGATCTCCGAGCCCGGAACGCTTCTTTCCGCCGTGATCGATCCGTCCCCAGTCGGTCGCGACTTTGCCGGCAATGCCGGCATCCAATGGTACGCGTCCTTCCAGGACATCGGCGCCGAGGACAGGCCCGACGGCGTCATCGTGGCAACGCCGAACCAGCTTCACGTCGAGAATGCGATGGAAGTTATCGCCGCCGGCCTCCCTGTTCTCATCGAGAAACCGATCGCCGACGACGTCGACGCTGCCGCGGCGCTGGTGAGCGCCGGCGAAAGCGCGGGGATACCGATCCTCATCGGTCATCACCGCCGCCACAACCCGATGATCCAGGTGGCCAAACAGATCGTCGACGGCGGCAGGCTTGGCCGGATCCTCGCGGTGCACGGCACCTTCTGGGTCGCCAAGCCGGACGACTATTTCGACGTCCCCTGGCGGCGGGAAGCCGGCGCGGGCCCGATCTTCGTCAACCTGATCCATGATGTCGACCTCTTCCGATTTCTGTTCGGCGAGGTCGAGGCCGTGCATGCGATGGAATCGCAGGCCGTGCGCCATCACGCCGTCGAGGACACGGCTGTCGTCTCCTTGCGGTTCGCAAACGGTGTTCTTGCGACGCTGACCGGCAGCGATGCGGTGGCCGCGCCCTGGAGCTGGGAGGCGACCACCGGCGAGAACCCTGCATTTCCCCGCTATGCCGGACATTGCTACCAGATCGGCGGCACGAAGGGTTCGCTCGGCATTCCCGATCTGACGCTGTGGACAGCGACGTCGAAGCCGGATTGGCTGGAGCCGCTTGCCGAGGAACGCGTGGCTTACGAAGCCGCCGATCCGCTTTGCCGTCAGCTCAATCATTTTTGCGATGTCATTTGCGGCGAAGCAGCACCCCTCGTCAGCGGGCGGGAGGGCCTTGCCACCCTCAGGGTCGTCGAAGCGATCAAAAGATCGGCGCGCTCGGGGCAGATGATCCAGCTCTCTGACGCCGGCGCCTCTGCCGATCCCCAGAAAGTCTAG